In Henningerozyma blattae CBS 6284 chromosome 6, complete genome, the following are encoded in one genomic region:
- the ISR1 gene encoding putative protein kinase ISR1 (similar to Saccharomyces cerevisiae ISR1 (YPR106W); ancestral locus Anc_3.421), with amino-acid sequence MSLMNSPPTSPIKLKRNRRFQQQNQLSIHQLLDIILDQDVQLNHLLRSTAPVTTHSKQTLLLPNIVSLDDLKSTISDKEILLYHNMNCRIIEFASDKVIKTISNTGNNNSSYRSKLRLLHEGLILYYIKLHSKISNNIIQLDKFINIPHNNIPGLLLPKYDSSLYDYIRKNTSMPLDDKKSIWYKLFNNMLNSLKTLKDLNIIHLDIKTSNVLVDLDKAEFYLTDFSSSFVFQDFTANNNDISLESTIEYLHPNLINHLSAPSHQSDLYSMGLTLLTFITGQEPFHNSMDNEYNNKISRLTYLIEMINKRDPIKYNLQFVTDSSTMEKNWQFEINLIKNNFFNDLYS; translated from the coding sequence ATGTCTCTAATGAATTCTCCCCCAACATCACCAATCAAATTGAAACGAAATAGAAGATTCCAACAACAGAATCAATTATCCATTCATCAATTGTTGGATATCATACTAGACCAAGATGTTCAATTGAATCATCTGCTACGGTCCACTGCGCCAGTGACAACCCATTCCAAACAGACGTTGTTATTACCCAATATTGTATCTTTAGATGACCTCAAATCTACTATTTCTGATAAGGAGATTCTTCTCTATCATAATATGAACTGCcgaattattgaatttgcTTCGGATAAAGTCATAAAGACTATTTCCAACACcggtaataataattctagtTATCGTTCCAAATTACGCCTATTGCATGAAGGGTTGatactttattatataaaattgcATTCAAAGAtaagtaataatatcattcaactcgataaatttattaatattccacataataatattccagGGCTACTCTTACCTAAATATGATTCAAGTCTATACGATTATATTCGTAAGAATACATCTATGCCATTGGACGATAAAAAATCCATTTggtataaattatttaataatatgttAAATTCGTTGAAAActttgaaagatttaaacATAATACATTTGGATATTAAAACTTCCAACGTCTTGGTTGATCTTGACAAAGCAGAATTCTATTTGACAGATTTCTCATCCAGTTTCGTCTTTCAAGATTTCACCGCTAACAATAACGATATCTCTTTGGAGAGCACCATTGAATATTTGCATCCTAATTTAATTAACCATTTATCTGCACCTAGCCATCAATCTGATCTTTACTCCATGGGGCTTACTCTGCTAACATTTATCACGGGCCAAGAACCTTTCCATAATTCAATGGAcaatgaatataataataaaatctcCCGATTAACTTATTTGATTGAAATGATCAATAAGAGAGATCCAATCAAATACAATTTACAATTTGTAACGGACAGTTCCACTATGGAGAAAAATT
- the TBLA0F01740 gene encoding Eisosome component PIL1/LSP1 family protein (similar to Saccharomyces cerevisiae PIL1 (YGR086C); ancestral locus Anc_3.420), translating to MHKTYSLREARAPTASQLINPPPPPSSTKSRFFGRGGVANTFRRNTAGAFGPELSRRLAQLVKVEKNILRSMEVAANERRDAATQLSLWGMENDDDVSDITDKLGVLIYEISDLDDQFIDRYDQYRLTLKSIRDIESSVQPSRDRSDRLTDKIHLLRYKDPLSPKIEILEQELVRAKAESLVAEAQLSNITRAKLRAAFNYQFDSIIEHSEKIALVAGYGKALLELLDDSPVTPGETRPAYDGYDASKQIIIDAETSLQEWTLDSAIVKPTLSIKQFAQSNPEEEEDEEEEGEEYEGEDNIEGELYLDSDSEEHQKGKIMEIDDEGRYIDYDDELEGGEEDEEEEMGIQDDYFDSDGNGRQCAEHHPAHNHSTNHSSHYKHHGQPVKDIGNKRYQNDHYGMHHRQPHHNQYEYIDEEIESDGEYEDVQEHWYPEDTLPHHPRMMVV from the coding sequence ATGCATAAAACATATTCTTTAAGAGAAGCGAGAGCTCCTACTGCTTCTCAATTGATTAATCCACCTCCACCTCCCTCTTCAACAAAATCAAGGTTTTTTGGAAGAGGTGGGGTTGCAAACACTTTTCGACGCAACACTGCAGGTGCCTTTGGTCCTGAATTATCAAGAAGGTTGGCTCAATTGGTCAAGGTGGAGAAGAATATTCTAAGATCCATGGAAGTCGCAGCCAATGAAAGAAGAGATGCTGCCACTCAGTTATCGTTATGGGGTATggaaaatgatgatgatgtaTCAGATATTACTGATAAATTGGGTGTTTTGATCTATGAGATTAGTGATTTGGACGACCAATTCATCGATAGGTATGATCAATACCGTTTAACGTTGAAGTCAATTAGAGATATTGAATCTTCAGTGCAACCTTCCAGAGATAGGTCTGACAGATTGACAGACAAAATTCACCTTTTAAGATACAAAGACCCATTATCTCCCAagattgaaattttagaacAGGAATTAGTAAGAGCCAAAGCAGAATCACTAGTAGCAGAAGCTCAATTATCGAATATTACAAGAGCAAAGTTAAGAGCAGCCTTcaattatcaatttgatTCCATTATTGAGCATTCTGAAAAGATTGCTCTTGTTGCAGGATACGGTAAAGCATTGTTAGAATTGTTGGATGATTCTCCTGTGACTCCAGGTGAAACAAGGCCTGCTTATGATGGGTATGATGCATcaaaacaaattattatagatGCAGAAACTTCGTTACAAGAATGGACTTTGGATTCTGCCATAGTAAAACCTACTTTAAGTATTAAACAATTTGCTCAAAGCAATCCAGAGGAGGAGGAAGATGAGGAAGAGGAAGGAGAAGAGTATGAAGGAGAAGATAATATCGAAGGAGAATTGTACCTTGATTCAGATAGTGAAGAACACCAAAAGGgaaaaataatggaaattgatgatgaaggtCGGTATATTgattatgatgatgaacTTGAAGGTGGAGAGGAGGAtgaggaagaagaaatgGGGATTCAGGATGATTATTTCGATTCAGATGGGAACGGCCGTCAATGCGCAGAGCACCATCCTGCTCATAATCACTCTACCAATCATTCTTCTCATTATAAACATCATGGCCAACCGGTTAAAGATATTGGCAATAAAAGATATCAAAATGACCATTATGGGATGCATCACAGGCAACCTCACCATAATcaatatgaatatattgatgaagaaattgaatcTGATGGTGAATATGAAGATGTTCAAGAACATTGGTACCCAGAAGATACTCTCCCTCATCATCCTAGAATGATGGTAGTTTAA